Proteins encoded in a region of the Chryseobacterium piperi genome:
- the istB gene encoding IS21-like element helper ATPase IstB, whose protein sequence is MNQATLEKMKHLKLHGMHRAFSTTMETGSISYTNDELIAYLIESEYDDRESRKVERLITTAKFRYRTFMEEITASSSRNIDKNTIGRLSSCDFISQKQNILITGSTGVGKSFIATAIGYKACTMGYKVMYFSINKLFSKLKMAKADGSYLKEIDRIEKQDLIILDDFGLQSLDNLKRQDFMEIIEDRHGKRSTIIASQLPVSAWHEVIAEQTIADAILDRMVHNSLRIDLKGESMRRKKADQKISSE, encoded by the coding sequence ATGAATCAGGCAACATTAGAAAAAATGAAACATTTAAAGCTCCACGGGATGCACAGGGCGTTTTCCACAACAATGGAAACAGGAAGTATCTCCTATACCAATGATGAACTTATAGCCTACTTGATTGAATCCGAGTATGACGACAGGGAAAGCAGAAAGGTAGAAAGATTGATTACCACAGCTAAGTTCAGATACAGGACATTTATGGAAGAGATTACGGCCTCTTCTTCCAGAAATATTGATAAGAATACTATTGGAAGATTATCTTCCTGCGATTTTATATCACAGAAACAGAATATTCTTATTACAGGCAGTACAGGAGTTGGAAAAAGTTTTATCGCAACTGCCATTGGATACAAAGCCTGTACAATGGGATATAAAGTCATGTACTTCAGCATCAACAAACTCTTCTCAAAGCTTAAGATGGCTAAGGCAGACGGATCTTACCTTAAAGAGATAGACCGAATAGAAAAGCAGGATCTTATTATCCTTGATGATTTTGGATTACAATCCCTGGATAATCTTAAACGTCAGGATTTTATGGAGATTATAGAAGACAGACACGGAAAACGTTCCACTATTATTGCTTCGCAACTGCCTGTAAGTGCCTGGCATGAAGTCATTGCGGAACAAACAATAGCCGATGCAATACTTGACAGAATGGTTCACAACTCCCTGAGAATAGACCTTAAAGGAGAATCGATGAGAAGAAAAAAAGCTGATCAGAAAATCAGCTCAGAGTAA
- the istA gene encoding IS21 family transposase: MANKRIDMLNIKQLLRLYTQGVSKLRISKQLGISRNTAKKYISLFHEHQLTYDELIELSDEDLDDLFETPPTDIRDKANIKKQLESLFPYISKELKRVGVTRYLLWEEYIDKYPSGYQYSRFCHHYREWCKKVNPSMHIEHKAGDKLFVDYTGKKLHIINKETGEQQEVEVFVSILGASGMTFVEATRTQGKEDFLGSLTKTLHYYGGVPAAIVTDNLRTAVKKSHKYEPVITDSLLDFASHYSTTILPTRTYHPKDKALVENAVRIVYTRIFAPLRKDHFFSLEALNKAIENLLEGYNEAPMKRKKYSRADVFREVERHALSPLPAMMYQLKHSARATVHKTSHVYLSKDQHYYSVPFSYIGKKVNIIFSKNTVEIYYDQRRIAFHNRILAKYQYTTVKEHMPSSYQFMTEWNPSRFISWGRSVGEYCEQYIIKILEKKQHPEQSYKTCLGILSLSKKIGNIRLDNACKRALGYEKYSLAMIKSILERGLDNLTDDDAFFEEKKLPKHKNIRGGKYYQ; encoded by the coding sequence ATGGCTAACAAAAGAATAGACATGTTGAACATTAAACAATTATTACGATTATACACCCAGGGGGTAAGTAAATTGCGGATAAGCAAACAACTGGGTATCTCACGCAATACTGCTAAAAAGTATATCAGCCTGTTCCATGAACACCAGCTTACATATGACGAGCTGATAGAGCTGAGTGATGAAGATTTAGATGATTTATTCGAGACTCCGCCAACCGATATAAGGGATAAGGCCAATATTAAAAAACAACTTGAATCGTTGTTTCCTTACATATCCAAAGAACTAAAACGTGTTGGGGTCACCCGTTATCTGCTATGGGAAGAATACATAGATAAATACCCTTCAGGCTACCAATATTCCCGCTTTTGCCATCATTACCGGGAATGGTGTAAAAAGGTGAACCCTTCCATGCATATTGAACATAAGGCTGGGGATAAACTTTTTGTGGATTATACAGGAAAAAAACTTCACATTATTAATAAAGAAACAGGAGAACAACAGGAAGTTGAGGTCTTCGTATCCATACTTGGAGCCAGTGGCATGACCTTCGTAGAAGCTACAAGAACCCAGGGGAAAGAAGATTTTCTTGGAAGTCTTACCAAAACCCTGCATTATTATGGAGGAGTTCCCGCAGCTATTGTTACCGATAACCTGCGTACAGCCGTAAAAAAGAGCCATAAGTACGAACCTGTCATCACTGATTCTCTTCTGGATTTTGCTTCCCACTATAGCACTACAATACTTCCTACGCGTACCTATCATCCCAAGGATAAGGCTTTGGTTGAAAATGCGGTACGCATTGTGTATACCCGCATTTTTGCTCCATTGCGTAAAGATCACTTCTTTAGCCTGGAAGCATTGAACAAAGCTATAGAAAACCTGCTGGAAGGATATAATGAAGCTCCCATGAAAAGAAAGAAGTATTCCAGGGCTGATGTTTTCCGTGAGGTTGAAAGACATGCATTATCCCCACTACCAGCTATGATGTACCAGCTCAAGCATTCTGCACGTGCTACCGTTCATAAGACCAGCCATGTATATTTAAGTAAAGACCAGCATTATTACAGTGTTCCGTTCAGCTATATTGGTAAAAAAGTAAACATTATTTTTAGTAAAAATACAGTCGAGATTTACTATGACCAGCGCAGAATAGCATTCCATAACAGAATCCTGGCTAAATATCAGTATACGACTGTAAAAGAACATATGCCTTCATCTTATCAGTTTATGACTGAATGGAATCCCTCCCGGTTTATCTCTTGGGGAAGGTCTGTCGGGGAATATTGTGAGCAGTACATCATCAAAATCCTGGAAAAGAAACAGCATCCTGAGCAGTCCTATAAAACCTGCCTGGGAATCCTTTCATTATCAAAAAAGATCGGCAACATAAGACTTGACAATGCCTGTAAAAGAGCGTTGGGATATGAAAAATACAGCCTTGCCATGATTAAAAGTATTCTGGAAAGAGGGCTGGATAATCTAACCGATGACGATGCATTTTTTGAAGAAAAGAAACTGCCTAAACACAAAAACATAAGGGGCGGAAAATACTATCAGTAA
- a CDS encoding IS5 family transposase: MYPTDLTQTQWQFIKKALDFDDRKRKYDLVVIWNAISYLVKTGCQWRLLPHDFPKWQLVYYYYSKWSNLEIFDLLLSKLREEVRRNRGQKAQASLGIIDSQSVRWGNNRSLNGFDGGKKIKGIKRHVVVDKNGFLLAVMVSVANVHDSKAALLLIKTLRYLLIPLQVILADGGYRGEIIEEIRIKFNYIIQIVMRSDKKVKGFEPIHKRWIIERTFAWFDNDRRLCRNYELLMESSENMVKLSAIKLLLNKI; this comes from the coding sequence ATGTATCCAACAGACTTAACCCAAACTCAGTGGCAATTTATAAAAAAAGCATTAGATTTTGATGACAGAAAACGAAAATATGATTTGGTTGTCATTTGGAATGCTATCAGTTATTTAGTAAAAACAGGCTGTCAATGGAGACTTTTACCTCATGATTTTCCCAAATGGCAATTGGTTTATTACTATTATTCAAAATGGTCAAATCTGGAGATTTTCGATTTATTATTATCAAAATTGAGAGAGGAAGTACGACGAAACAGGGGTCAGAAAGCGCAGGCAAGTTTAGGAATTATTGACAGTCAAAGTGTTCGTTGGGGAAATAACCGTTCACTCAATGGCTTTGACGGAGGTAAAAAAATAAAAGGAATCAAGAGACACGTTGTGGTAGACAAAAATGGTTTTTTGTTAGCCGTAATGGTAAGTGTAGCCAATGTTCATGACAGTAAGGCTGCATTGTTACTGATCAAAACACTGCGATATTTACTAATTCCGCTTCAGGTAATCCTGGCGGACGGAGGTTATAGAGGAGAGATTATTGAGGAAATAAGAATTAAGTTTAATTATATCATTCAGATCGTAATGCGGAGTGACAAAAAAGTAAAAGGGTTTGAGCCAATTCATAAACGATGGATTATAGAGCGTACATTTGCTTGGTTTGATAACGATAGAAGATTATGCAGAAATTATGAACTCTTAATGGAATCCTCTGAAAACATGGTCAAATTATCCGCCATAAAATTATTACTGAATAAAATTTAA
- a CDS encoding RHS repeat domain-containing protein yields MKRIILTGFVLLAGITQAQVKNPQAKPKAEKKWVNPVKLTKEERKRPYMDEVLKTRDSITPEEAERRRKNIAIGNPFKDRGYYPKIATLSKGKYLEFHDMDAVVNIGSVKYNRKTKEITEFREIDLSDPDAQPYLDTAGRWFSPDPLSEEFRRWSPYNYAMNNPLRFIDPDGRQATDIYKLDKSGNLTWMAESKTDVIYAEKNFDKNGNLNANNDGGVEVGEKGYIAKNSVSEQVTAEIFGSLKTVTYDYIKFGGNTEKAQNVFDYLSSNSNVEFNRNLFTNSKSLFKFYSVIILWRII; encoded by the coding sequence ATGAAAAGAATTATACTTACTGGCTTTGTACTTCTGGCAGGAATTACACAAGCTCAAGTCAAGAACCCCCAAGCTAAGCCAAAAGCTGAAAAGAAATGGGTAAATCCTGTTAAACTAACTAAAGAAGAGAGAAAGAGACCTTATATGGATGAGGTTTTGAAAACCAGAGATTCCATTACTCCTGAAGAAGCTGAAAGAAGAAGGAAAAATATTGCTATTGGAAATCCTTTTAAAGACCGTGGTTATTATCCTAAAATTGCCACACTGAGCAAAGGGAAATACTTAGAATTCCATGATATGGATGCTGTTGTTAATATTGGTTCTGTAAAATACAATCGAAAAACCAAGGAGATAACAGAGTTCAGAGAAATAGATTTGAGTGACCCAGATGCACAGCCTTATTTAGATACAGCAGGTAGATGGTTTTCACCAGACCCTTTAAGTGAAGAGTTTAGAAGATGGTCTCCTTATAATTATGCTATGAATAATCCTTTAAGGTTTATTGACCCTGATGGAAGGCAGGCAACGGATATTTATAAATTAGATAAATCTGGTAATCTCACTTGGATGGCAGAGTCTAAAACTGATGTTATATATGCTGAGAAAAACTTTGATAAGAATGGAAATCTTAATGCTAACAATGATGGAGGTGTTGAAGTTGGTGAGAAAGGCTACATAGCTAAAAACTCTGTTTCAGAGCAAGTAACAGCAGAAATCTTTGGAAGCCTTAAAACTGTTACTTATGATTATATTAAATTTGGAGGTAATACTGAAAAAGCTCAAAATGTTTTTGATTATTTATCTTCTAATTCAAATGTTGAATTTAATAGAAATTTATTTACCAATTCTAAGAGTCTGTTTAAATTTTATTCAGTAATAATTTTATGGCGGATAATTTGA